A region from the Gossypium hirsutum isolate 1008001.06 chromosome A08, Gossypium_hirsutum_v2.1, whole genome shotgun sequence genome encodes:
- the LOC107918504 gene encoding NAC domain-containing protein 71 isoform X1 codes for MEGGSLPPGFRFHPTDEELVGYYLKRKTQGLEIELEVIPVIDLYKFDPWELPEKSFLPKRDLEWFFFCPRDRKYPNGSRTNRATKAGYWKATGKDRKVVCQSASGYRKTLVFYRGRAPLGDRMDWVMHEYRLSDEPSQGSNNQGAFALCRVVKRNEPRATDAHGKPKAMRVGNRSSNVELTSPIVSNEPLSNSGDISCQTSYPNNESRYSSPITSPYPYEVTQVPTFEPVSVATDPTSIWVSPELILDSSKDYPQICKTAAQYLPQYEFPSTLTRWQQYEQRDFSPSSSHSNFGEIEHVDGLSHIGCRPPYSEHANYMDFYGNEGNDQTGSFNCPNPF; via the exons ATGGAAGGGGGATCATTGCCACCAGGTTTTAGGTTCCATCCGACCGATGAGGAATTGGTTGGATATTACctgaaaagaaaaactcaaggaCTTGAAATTGAGCTTGAAGTGATCCCTGTCATCGATTTGTACAAGTTTGATCCTTGGGAGCTGCCTG AGAAATCATTCCTTCCGAAGCGAGATTTGGAATGGTTCTTTTTCTGTCCCAGGGATCGAAAATACCCGAATGGTTCAAGAACAAACCGAGCTACCAAAGCTGGCTATTGGAAAGCTACCGGAAAAGATAGGAAAGTGGTTTGCCAATCTGCTTCCGGCTACCGTAAGACCCTAGTTTTCTACCGGGGACGTGCTCCTTTAGGAGACCGAATGGATTGGGTTATGCATGAGTATCGGCTCTCTGATGAACCTTCTCAGGGATCAAACAATCAG GGTGCTTTTGCTCTGTGTCGTGTGGTGAAAAGGAATGAACCGAGGGCGACTGATGCGCATGGAAAACCAAAAGCCATGAGGGTGGGGAACAGGTCGAGCAACGTGGAACTTACGTCACCAATTGTCAGCAATGAGCCATTGAGCAATTCTGGTGATATTTCCTGTCAAACAAGTTACCCTAACAATGAGAGTCGTTATTCAAGCCCCATCACTTCCCCTTATCCTTATGAAGTCACACAAGTGCCAACTTTTGAGCCTGTTTCTGTGGCTACTGATCCCACCAGCATTTGGGTATCACCTGAACTAATTCTTGATTCTTCAAAG GATTATCCACAAATATGTAAAACAGCAGCCCAGTACCTTCCACAGTATGAGTTTCCAAGCACACTGACGCGGTGGCAGCAATATGAACAGAGGGACTTCTCCCCTAGTTCATCACACTCAAATTTTGGGGAAATCGAACATGTTGACGGTCTCAGTCACATTGGCTGCAGGCCACCGTACTCAGAACATGCAAATTACATGGACTTCTATGGAAATGAAGGCAATGACCAGACTGGTTCATTTAACTGTCCGAACCCTTTctga
- the LOC107918584 gene encoding aluminum-activated malate transporter 12, whose translation MATKVHVEMETEMNGNGRNGVPEMVKNSWKKRLLDFSGKMKRFTGCLWRTIWKAGREDPRRIIHAFKVGLCLTLVSLLYLIEPLFKSFGTSAIWAVMTVVVVLEFTAGATLCKGLNRGLGTVLAGSLAFLINYIATRSESVVRAVFIGAAVFLIGTAATYMRFFPYIKKNYDYGVVIFLLTFNLITVSSYRVENVLKIVHDRFYAISIGCAICLFMSLLVFPIWSGEDLHNSTVGKLERLAKSIEACVNEYFNDPEIKENQDKSSEGPIYKGYKAVLDSKSIDETLALYASWEPRHSRHCYRFPWQQYVKVGAVLRQFGYTVVALHGCLQTEIQTPRSVRARFKDPCIRLAGEVTKALMELANSIRRRRHCSPEILSDHLHEALQDLDTAIKSQPRLFLGSKKSQTTSNMLALAAAHVARYKQEKDHGVSLASVKTESSAFLEWKRKRVGREEAKENERKALRPQLSKIAITSLEFSEALPFAAFASLLVEIVARLDHVIEEVEELGRIACYKEFNPDDDDISVTCKRPPVDVTKNQLPSHAF comes from the exons ATGGCTACCAAAGTTCATGTGGAAATGGAGACTGAAATGAATGGAAATGGACGAAATGGTGTGCCTGAAATGGTTAAGAACAGCTGGAAGAAACGCCTGCTTGATTTTTCAGGGAAAATGAAAAGATTTACTGGTTGTTTGTGGCGAACCATTTGGAAGGCTGGTCGAGAAGACCCTAGGAGGATAATTCATGCTTTCAAAGTTGGTTTATGTTTGACACTAGTCTCCCTGTTGTATTTGATAGAGCCATTGTTCAAAAGTTTTGGAACAAGTGCCATTTGGGCTGTCATGACAGTGGTTGTTGTTTTAGAATTCACTGCAG GAGCAACATTATGCAAAGGACTGAATAGAGGATTAGGAACAGTTTTAGCAGGATCATTGGCTTTCCTCATCAACTATATTGCAACGAGATCCGAGAGCGTCGTTCGAGCCGTTTTCATAGGAGCTGCTGTTTTCCTGATAG GAACTGCAGCTACATACATGAGGTTCTTTCCCTATATAAAGAAAAACTACGATTATGGTGTTGTGATATTCCTCTTGACCTTCAATTTGATCACTGTGTCAAGCTACCGAGTCGAAAACGTATTAAAGATTGTGCATGATCGCTTCTACGCCATTTCCATTGGCTGTGCCATTTGTCTTTTCATGAGTCTTCTGGTGTTTCCAATCTGGTCAGGTGAAGACCTCCATAACTCCACTGTAGGCAAGCTCGAAAGGCTAGCTAAATCTATAGAAG CTTGTGTTAATGAGTACTTTAATGATCCTGAGATAAAAGAAAACCAAGACAAATCATCAGAAGGTCCCATCTATAAAGGTTATAAAGCAGTTCTGGATTCCAAATCTATCGATGAAACTCTG GCACTGTATGCAAGTTGGGAACCAAGGCATTCGAGGCACTGTTACAGATTTCCTTGGCAGCAATATGTGAAAGTGGGAGCTGTTCTTCGCCAATTTGGATATACTGTTGTAGCTCTGCATGGATGCTTGCAAACTGAAATTCAG acCCCGCGATCAGTCCGTGCCCGCTTCAAAGACCCCTGCATTCGACTTGCCGGAGAAGTAACGAAAGCACTAATGGAACTCGCCAACAGCATCAGAAGACGTCGTCATTGCTCCCCTGAAATACTCTCCGATCATCTTCATGAAGCCTTGCAAGACCTCGACACCGCAATAAAATCCCAACCAAGGCTCTTCCTAGGCTCAAAAAAGAGCCAGACGACCTCCAACATGCTAGCGTTGGCAGCTGCACACGTCGCTCGGTATAAACAAGAAAAGGATCATGGCGTGTCATTAGCAAGTGTGAAAACAGAATCATCTGCgtttttggaatggaaaagaaaaagggtGGGCAGGGAAGAAGCTAAAGAGAATGAACGAAAGGCTTTGAGACCACAGCTGAGCAAAATTGCAATAACAAGTCTAGAATTCTCGGAAGCACTTCCTTTTGCTGCTTTTGCATCTTTGCTAGTGGAGATAGTGGCAAGGCTTGATCATGTGATTGAAGAAGTTGAAGAATTGGGGAGGATAGCTTGCTACAAGGAGTTCAATCCTGATGATGATGATATTAGTGTGACATGTAAAAGACCACCAGTGGATGTTACTAAGAATCAGCTGCCATCCCATGCATTCTAA
- the LOC107918504 gene encoding NAC domain-containing protein 71 isoform X2: MEGGSLPPGFRFHPTDEELVGYYLKRKTQGLEIELEVIPVIDLYKFDPWELPEKSFLPKRDLEWFFFCPRDRKYPNGSRTNRATKAGYWKATGKDRKVVCQSASGYRKTLVFYRGRAPLGDRMDWVMHEYRLSDEPSQGSNNQGAFALCRVVKRNEPRATDAHGKPKAMRVGNRSSNVELTSPIVSNEPLSNSGDISCQTSYPNNESRYSSPITSPYPYEVTQVPTFEPVSVATDPTSIWVSPELILDSSKDYPQICKTAAQYLPQYEFPSTLTRWQQYEQRDFSPSSSHSNFGEIEHVDGLSHIGCRPPYSEHANYMDFYGNEGYGTSSQAPFC; this comes from the exons ATGGAAGGGGGATCATTGCCACCAGGTTTTAGGTTCCATCCGACCGATGAGGAATTGGTTGGATATTACctgaaaagaaaaactcaaggaCTTGAAATTGAGCTTGAAGTGATCCCTGTCATCGATTTGTACAAGTTTGATCCTTGGGAGCTGCCTG AGAAATCATTCCTTCCGAAGCGAGATTTGGAATGGTTCTTTTTCTGTCCCAGGGATCGAAAATACCCGAATGGTTCAAGAACAAACCGAGCTACCAAAGCTGGCTATTGGAAAGCTACCGGAAAAGATAGGAAAGTGGTTTGCCAATCTGCTTCCGGCTACCGTAAGACCCTAGTTTTCTACCGGGGACGTGCTCCTTTAGGAGACCGAATGGATTGGGTTATGCATGAGTATCGGCTCTCTGATGAACCTTCTCAGGGATCAAACAATCAG GGTGCTTTTGCTCTGTGTCGTGTGGTGAAAAGGAATGAACCGAGGGCGACTGATGCGCATGGAAAACCAAAAGCCATGAGGGTGGGGAACAGGTCGAGCAACGTGGAACTTACGTCACCAATTGTCAGCAATGAGCCATTGAGCAATTCTGGTGATATTTCCTGTCAAACAAGTTACCCTAACAATGAGAGTCGTTATTCAAGCCCCATCACTTCCCCTTATCCTTATGAAGTCACACAAGTGCCAACTTTTGAGCCTGTTTCTGTGGCTACTGATCCCACCAGCATTTGGGTATCACCTGAACTAATTCTTGATTCTTCAAAG GATTATCCACAAATATGTAAAACAGCAGCCCAGTACCTTCCACAGTATGAGTTTCCAAGCACACTGACGCGGTGGCAGCAATATGAACAGAGGGACTTCTCCCCTAGTTCATCACACTCAAATTTTGGGGAAATCGAACATGTTGACGGTCTCAGTCACATTGGCTGCAGGCCACCGTACTCAGAACATGCAAATTACATGGACTTCTATGGAAATGAAG GGTACGGAACTTCAAGCCAAGCTCCATTTTGCTAG